From the Calditrichota bacterium genome, the window GAGAAGAAGAAAGAGGTGAGCCGCGTATGATTGTGAAGATGAAAAAAGTTGTGATTTTGCTTGCGGAACGCCATCGTGATTCAGCGCTCAAGAAATTACGCAAGTTGGGCGTTTTGCACCTGCAGCCGGTGCAGATGCCGATTTCCGATGATATTCAGATGCTTGAAAATAAAATCGAGCAAGTCGATCGCGCGCTCAAATTGATTTCTTCTGAAACTGATAAAGAGAAAAAGCTCAGCTTTGAAAAATCAGCGAGCGCAGTAGAGAAGATTTTGTCTCTGCATCAGGAACAGGAAAAATTGTCCGCGGAAAAAGCGGAATTGCTTCCGATGCGAGACTGGTTTGAAAAATGGGGCGCGGTCTCCGGCGAGTCGCTGAAGGTGCTGAAAGAAAACGGAATTCTTGTTCGTTTTTATCAGGCGGACAAAAAGGCGCTGAAAGAAATACCGGAAGATAAAATTGTTCACATTGCCCACGAAGATCAGGGAATAGTCTATCTCGCGCTCTTCGGCAGAGATGAAGATGACCGGATCGACCTGCGCGAGGTGCAAATTCCGGCGAAGGAATTTGTTGAAATTCAATCGCGAATTGCAGAGATTGAATCGGAGCAGAAAAAGATCGAGAAAGAGTTGAGTGAATTTGCTCGAAGTCGCGGTGCGCTCATTGAGTATCGGCAAAGTTTAGAAAAACAATCAGAAATCAGCCGAGCGAAATACAGCATGGGGGAAGTCGGAGAGATTGTTTATCTGCAAGGATTTTGCCCCATCGAAACAGTGGAGAAAGTGGAAAGCTTAGCCGAGAAAGAAGGCTGGGGCTATTTGATCGATGATCCCGACGAGCCGGCGGACGTTCCCACGCTGCTGCGAAATCCGAAATGGGTGGAGATTATCAAGCCGTTGTTTGATTTCATGGGAACGCTACCCGGTTACAACGAAAAGGACGTCAGTCTCGTTTTTTTGGCGTTTTTCAGCGTATTTTACGCCATGATTGTCGGCGACGCCGGCTACGGCTTGATTTTTTTGCTGGGCACGCTGTTTTTTGATTTGAAAAAGAAATCGAAATCGCGCGACTTTTTTCGGCTGATGTACCTGCTCAGCATCACGACCATTATCTGGGGCGTGATAACCGGCACTTACTTTGGCGCAGAAAAAATTTCCCAATTGCCATTTTTGAAAATTTTTATCATCAACGATATTTACAGCTTTAATCCGCGCTCGAGTGAATTTATCATGCAATTAACTTTTATCATCGGCGTCGTTCATTTGAGCATCGGACATTTGATGAGTGCATTTCAGCGGATAAATTCGCTCACAGCTCTGGCGGAAATCGGCTGGGTTTTGATTTTGGGGTCGGTCTATTTTATCGCCGACAATATTGTACTCGGCAGCGATCTCTCGGCGCTGACACTGCCGCTGTTGATTGCTGGCGTGGCATTGGTGTTGCTTTTTGCCAATTTTCAAAAAAATATTATCAAAGGAATTCTATCGACGCTGGGGAATTTACCGCTGGACATCATCAGCGCTTTTTCCGATGTTGTGTCCTACATTCGCTTGTTCGCCGTGGGATTGGCGACGGTGATTGTGGCGCAAAGTTTCAATCAGATGGCGCTTGGCTCCGGAATAAATTCAGTCGTGAGCGGCATTATCGCTGCGCTGGTACTGTTGCTGGGGCACGGCATCAATCTGGCGCTTTGCGGGATGTCGATTTTGGTACACGGCGTGCGTTTGAACATGCTGGAATTTTCCGGCCACGTCGGCGTGCAATGGTCGGGCAAGCCGTACCAGCCGTTCAAAGAATGAGTTTAGCGAGTTTTTTTGCAAATAAAAAGTGAAAAATAAAACTGCGGTGAATTCCGCGGTTGAAGGGTTCAACTATTGGATTGAAAGGAGAAACATAATGGTTGCAGGATTAGGAGACATGAGTTTGTCGTTGACGATTGCAGCGATTGGATCGGCGCTGGGAACAGGAGTCGCGGGCATGGCAGCTATCGGAGCCTGGAAACGCGCATTTCAACAGAACAAAGCAGCGCCGTTCATTTTGATCGCCTTTGCCGGCGCGCCGTTGACACAGACGATTTACGGAATGATTTTGAGAAACGCCATTCAGGGAGCGAATTTACCTGCGGAAAGCTATCTTTTTCAAATGTTGATCGGCTTCTTTGCTGGACTGGCAATGGGAATGTCTGCCTACATGCAGGGCAAAGCCGCCGCAAAAGCCGCCGACGCGCTCGCGGAAACGGGGAAAGGATTTGGAAATTATATCATGGTTATTGGAATTATTGAGACGGTGGCGTTGTTTGTGATGGTATTTACGATGACGGCGATACCGAAAGGATAAAAAAAGAACAAAATTTGTTGGCTCCTTCTTTAAATTAGGGAGGAGCCTTTTTTTTATTGGCAACAATGGGAAACAGCCACTTTCTGCATAAATCAAAGGCTTCTGCTTTTCCCTTCTCACTTGTTTTTCTGAATGATTCAAAGTAAAAATTATTTCATTCCTCATTATCGAGAATAATTGAAATTTTTCAAGTGCATCAACTTTTTTATTGTTTTCCCGATACCCCAAATTTTTACTCCACTTTCTACCACCAATATTTTTCCGGACAAGATTTATAGATATTACTCATTGAGAAATAATAAATTAATGAGCTTTTCATAGTAAGCTGACCGTCGTAAATATTAGAATTTGTCGGAAATGTTATTTATTTTTTATGGCAAAATAGAGGCAAAAATACCCAGAAAGTTGCCTTTATCATGGATTTTTGGAAAAAAAATTAAAAAAATAAAAATTTTACTTGACAATAAGGGAAAAAGTTAGTATAATATGGTAGAAAGTGGAGGCAAAGGGCGCAAAGTGGGTATAGTTCCCAGTACAAGATGCGAGAAAATTTATGGTCTATCTTAAAGGTAAACATGAAGTTACATTGGATGAAAAGGGAAGACTTATTCTTCCTTCAAAATTTAGAAAGCTAACTGTAGATGAATCGGATGGCCAATACATCGTTTATTTTGATGAAGAAGATTTATGTTTGAGACTTTATACGGAGAAACAATTTGACAAAATTTATTCGGATTATTTTAAAAATCTTTCTCCAAACGATAAATATCATCGTGAATTTCTGACTCGAATGGGTGAAAATTCAGAAAGCATCAAAATTGACAATCAGGGTCGAATCAAAATTCCTCAAAATCTTTTAAAATTGGCAAAGATCCAGAAACAAGTGCTGATAATTGGCGCTATCATTTATATTGAAATATGGGATCCGGAGACGAGGGCTAAGGTCAAAGAGAGCAGGGGCACAAAAGGGGAGATTGATGCAAAAGTAAAAAGAGATACCAGGGAAAAGTGAAAAAAAATAATACTCATATTCCGGTTTTATTAGACGAGGTTGTCAAGTATCTTGTGCATGACCCCAATGGCATTTACGTGGACGGAACGCTCGGCGGGGCAGGTCACAGCCGCGAAATTCTGCGTCACCTGTCGTCGGAGGGCCGCCTTGTCGGCGTTGATTGGGACGAGGATGCGCTGAAAATTGCTTCGCAGCGTCTGGTTGAATTTGGCGATCGTGCGCAGATTGTCAAAGGAAATTACGCTGATTTACCGAAAATTTTACAGCGGATCGGGATTGAGAGGGTCGATGGCATTTTGTTGGATTTGGGGATCAGTTCTTTTCAAATTGAATCGCCGAAAAGGGGATTCAGCTATTTGCTTTCCGGACCGCTGGATATGCGGATGTCACCATCTCTACCGAAAACTGCTGCAGAAATTGTGAATAATGAATCTTTAGAGAGCCTGATACGAATTTTCAAAACCTACGGAGAAGAAAGGCGGTCGCGGAAAATTGCCAGCGCGATTGTCGAAGCCAGAGCTCAGCGCCCGATTGAGCGCACTGATGAGCTGGCAAAAATTGTTTCCGCGGTCATTCCGGCCATTGATCGGATTAAAACGCAGTCGAGAATTTTTCAGTCAATTCGAATTGCGACGAATGCAGAGCTTGACAATTTGAAGCGATTTCTTGAGAATGTACTCGATTATTTGAATAAAGACGCGAGAATGGTCATCATCTCGTTTCATTCTTTGGAAGACCGAATGGTAAAGGAATTTCTAAAAAAACAGGCCAATCCCTGTGAGTGTCCCCCTGAGCTACCGGTTTGCGTGTGCGGAAAAACGCCGACGCTCAAAATCTTGACGCGTCGTGTGGTGACGCCGACGGCAGAAGAAATAAAAATGAATCCGCGTTCGAGAAGTTCAAAGCTCAGAGCAGCGCAAATTTTGTGAGGCAAAAATGCGAGGCAAAAATAAACCGGTGCGCCGGAAGTTGTACGATACATTTGAAGTTGTCAATGAAGGGCTG encodes:
- a CDS encoding V-type ATP synthase subunit K (produces ATP from ADP in the presence of a proton gradient across the membrane; the K subunit is a nonenzymatic component which binds the dimeric form by interacting with the G and E subunits) gives rise to the protein MVAGLGDMSLSLTIAAIGSALGTGVAGMAAIGAWKRAFQQNKAAPFILIAFAGAPLTQTIYGMILRNAIQGANLPAESYLFQMLIGFFAGLAMGMSAYMQGKAAAKAADALAETGKGFGNYIMVIGIIETVALFVMVFTMTAIPKG
- the rsmH gene encoding 16S rRNA (cytosine(1402)-N(4))-methyltransferase RsmH yields the protein MKKNNTHIPVLLDEVVKYLVHDPNGIYVDGTLGGAGHSREILRHLSSEGRLVGVDWDEDALKIASQRLVEFGDRAQIVKGNYADLPKILQRIGIERVDGILLDLGISSFQIESPKRGFSYLLSGPLDMRMSPSLPKTAAEIVNNESLESLIRIFKTYGEERRSRKIASAIVEARAQRPIERTDELAKIVSAVIPAIDRIKTQSRIFQSIRIATNAELDNLKRFLENVLDYLNKDARMVIISFHSLEDRMVKEFLKKQANPCECPPELPVCVCGKTPTLKILTRRVVTPTAEEIKMNPRSRSSKLRAAQIL